In Deltaproteobacteria bacterium, the genomic stretch ATCGAGATTCAAAACGAAATCCAAACAAGCATAGAGACGCCGAATTCCGCAGGTTCACGGGTCAAAATACTTGCCGTTTCAAAAAAACAGAGTGTTGAAGCGATCACTCAACTGTATCAACAAGGGCAAAACCTTTTTGGGGAAAATTATGTTCAAGAAGCCCTAGAGAAAATGGATCAAATAAAATTTCCGGTAGCTTGGCACTTTATAGGCCATCTTCAAAGTAATAAAGTGAAAGACGTTGTTGGGAAGTTCGAGCTGATTCATTCTGTGGACTCATTAAAACTGGCTCAGAAAATTGATAAAAGAGCCAAAGAATTAAAATTAACACAAAAAATTTTAGTTGAAGTGAATGTAGGTCAAGAAAATTCTAAATCTGGTTTTTCTATAGAAAGACTAAAGACAGAATGGCCACAGCTTATTCAATTAGAGAATATTGCTTTACATGGTCTAATGTGTCTACCTCCCCAAGAAGAAGACCCGAAAAAAACAGAAATTCATTTTCAAAAAACAGCAAATCTTTTAGATGAATTAAAAGAGATCATGAAACAGCATCAAATCGATCGAAGAGAACGCCATCTTATGAACGAGTTATCTATGGGTACCAGCAGTGATTTTATTCTGGCTTTAAAACACAAAGCGACTATTATTAGACTAGGAACAATCCTTTTTGGGGAAAGAAAATAAGATGTTGTATAATAAAGCTACCACTGTGGGTTTTATAGGTTGTGGAAATATGGCCCAAGCTATCATTAAGGGATTAGTGGATAATAAAGTCATGTCTCCGTCCAAGATTTATGCCAGCAATCGATCTGCTGGAAAACTGCAAAAATTAAAAGAAACCTATCTTATTCAAGTATGTAACACTAATGAAGAGCTCATTGAAAAAGCTGAAATAGTTATTTTAGCAATGAAACCACAGGACATGTTATTGGCCGTTGAATCTATTGCTAGTATTTTTAGCGAAAAACAAATTGTCATGAGTTTAGCTGCTGGGGTGACGATGAACACGTTAAAAAAACAATTACCCCAATGTCGGATAGTTCGACTCATGCCGAATACGCCAACCCTTATTGGTAAAGGATTAATTGGCTATTTAGCTGAAGAAAATTCAAATAATTATTTAGAAACGTTAGTTGATGATTTGTTTAGTTCCCTTGGGAAGATTGTTCAGTTGAAAGATGAATCACAGTTAGAGTCCTTTATGGTGGCTTGTTCTAGTGGAACGGGATTTGTTTACGAATTTATGATGTATTGGCAGGATTGGTTGCAAGAACACGATTTTGATGAAGATCTTGCCAAGGTATTAACGTTAGAAACCTTTCTAGGGGCCGCTCAATTAGCCGAAAAAAATCTAAATATCTCTATTGAAGAGTTACAAAATCGAGTGACTTCGAAAAAAGGAGTCACCTTTGCGGGTCTTGAATCTATCAGAGAACAAGAGATAGAAAGATCTTTGCGTGTTGCCTTCGAAAAGGCCGCACTTAAAAATCAAGAAATGGCTAGAACACTCAAATGATTCCTAATAAGATAAAAACTGGACTTAGAGTTATTATAAGGATTTTTTATTTCCTCAGTATTGTTACCGTCTACTTATCAAGCGCTTATATAATCCATTATACGACGAAGGATCCCAAGTTGAGAAAAAAGAAATTTTCTCAAAACGCAGGAATATACACAACCTTGGTTTGTAAACTTTTTAATATCAAAATTGAAGTTATTCAACCTTTGTCATTCCATGATGCTGGCTTGATTGTTGGTAATCACATGGGCTTTATTGATATTTTAGTCATGCATTCTTTGACGAAGGCGCTATTTGTAACTTCCTATGAAATGAGAGAAACTCCGGTATTGGGTTTAATTACAGAGATGTCAGGTTGCTTGTTTGTTGAAAGAAGAAATAAATCAAACATTTTAAGTGAATTAAAAAATATCATTGATGCTCTGAATGATGATTTCAATGTGACACTTTATCCAGAAGCGACGTCTCATAATGGCGAAGAAATTTTACCATTTAAGCGAACCCTAATGACATCAGCTGCGGCTGCAGGAAAACCCATATTGCCCTATTGTTTTAATTTTAAATCAATTAATGGAGAGCCATTTAGTTTAAAATACCGTGACCATGTTTGCTGGTATGGAGATATGGGATTTTTTTCATCTTTTTTGAAATCAATTAGTTTAGAAGAAATTGTAACCGAGGTCACTTTTCTAGAGCCTTATTATCCAAAAATGGAACAAGAACGAGCCGAAGTCGCCAATGAAGTTCGCAGAAGAATCGTTAAGCATTTTAGACCAGCTACTGCGCTCTGATTTCATCCATGAGTGCCTTGTGTAAAAGCATTAAGTCGTTGCTGGTTTGAGCAAGTCTTTTAATTAATGATTGCGCAATTTTTTTAAATAGAGGCAAACCAATATGAGGGTTTATTATACAAAGAGCATCAAAGTTTTCTTTGTTCAAGACAAGACAATCTGAATTCATTTCACAAAGGATAGAAGCACTCCTCACTTCATTTTCTATGAGACCGCCTTCGCCAAATGAAGGGTAAGAACTGGAATCTAAATAAGCTACATTAAAATCTTCACCATCAATCGTCGTTTTATGGACACTAAGCTTGCCACTAAGCAAAACAAAGAATTCACTTCCGGGACTTCCTTGTTTGGTGATGGCCTCTCCTTTAAGAAAGGTTTTTTTTTCCATAATTAAAGAAACTTTTTCAATTGCTCCTTCAATGGTCACGATATCACTAAAAAAAGAAACTTTCTTTAGAATTTCTGAATAATCATTTTTCGAGGACATAATCACCTCTTTTTTTGATCACAATAGCCATGGAATCTTCACCAATAACATAATTTGGATCAGGATTAAATAATGGGAAATTAAAACGAATATTCTTAACACTTTGTAAGTTTTTAACTAACTCTTGTACATTGGGAGTAAACTGAGCTTTCTTTAAGGCATTTTCTTTTGCTTTATGGCTGTTTCCGGAGTTTTCCAGAATTCCAAGTAAATTCATTTTTGGGTTTAGAGCTTCAAATTTGACTCGAAAATCGCTGTAATTTAATTTTACCATCTCTGCGGGAATGATTTCAGTTGAAAGCATTGAGTTTGAGTGGGGATCTAACAAGTCATGAAAAATATTAGTGACCCCCAGTCCGGTAGAAGCCATGGCAAGAAGCAGCCTTGAATAATCTCGGCTATAAATAATTTCATGTACTTGAGCTAATTTAAGATATTGATCCATTTGACTATCCAGGATCTCTGCCACCACAGGGATTCCCTTGGCAATATTATTGAGTGTCATCGCTGTCATTATGGTTCTGGCATCAGCTTCCGTGCGCGTGGGCACGACTCCTTTAGGCCCGACGGTGGCGTCCGCTAAGATTAAAATTTTAAATGCCTTTTCGGGAGCACTCCGTTTTAAGACCTCTGCCGAAAAGAAATCACCTCGAATATGCTTAATTTTATTTAATTTTGGATACTCATGTAAATTTTCAATCTCTTCATCAGACACATTGTTAACCAAGACGATCTTATCGCTTTTTACCTGTGGATTTGATTCCAAAATATGTAAAAGCAAGGTATGCATTTCATTTTTCCATCCACAGATAACAAAATGTTGATTTAAAGCTGCTGTTTCCACAAGGCCCTTCCTATCTCTGATTGCTTTTTCTAAAAATACAGAAGAAATTTTTGCAGTCACCACGCCAATACCGGCAACTCCGCCAATCATCATCAATCCAGCCCAAAAACGACCTTCTGGAGTTACGGGGTAACGATCACCATAACCAATAGTTAAAATGGTGACGATGCCCCACCAAAGTCCATCCACATAACTGGTGATATTGGAGCCTTGTGTGCCCACTTCGTAATGAGAAACAACGGCAGGAATGATAAGCCACATACATACGACAAAGCTAAGGCTCGCGATAAAAGGGCTATTACTTAGAGTGGATATTATTTTTTTGTACACGATAAAGATATTGGAAGATATTCAATGTCGTTAATCAAATCTTTTTTTGTACGGTCTGGAAAATGGTGCCAAAAATATTTTCATTTTGATGATTATACATTGAAATTTCAATGGTATCACCGAGTTTCATAAATGGAGTCGTGATTTTTCCAACTTCTATTTGTTCGATCATTCTTTTTTCAGCAAGACAGCTTGAGCCTTTGTCATGATTTTCATTTGAAACGGTTCCACTACCTATGACAGATCCAGCCGCCAGATTTCTTGTTCTTGCAGCGTGGGAGATTAACTCACCAAAATGAAAGTGCATTTCTCCAGCATTGGCACAACCAAACTTTTTTTGATTGTAGGTGACAGTTAAAGGTAGATGAACACGGCCATCACGCCAAGCGGGCCCCAGTTCTTCTGGGGTGACAGCCACTGGGGAAAGTGCCGAGGCAGGTTTACTTTGGAAGAATCCAAAGCCTTGGGCCAGTTCTTCAGGGATCAATCCACGCAAAGAAACATCATTTATTAGTAAGATGAGCTTAATATGTTTTAGTGCTCCTTGAGGATCAATTCCCATAGGAACATCATCAACGATGACACCCACTTCGCCCTCAAAATCAGTACCATGGGAAAAATCGATTTGATCAATCATTCCTTTAGGTTTTAAAAATTCACCACATTCCCCTTGGTACATTAATGGAACCGTGGAAAGAGTTTCAGGTAAGGGGGCATTTCTGGCCTTACGAACTAATTTGACATGATAAATAAATGAAGAACCATCAGCAAACAACCACGTTCTGGGCAAGGCAGAAAGAAAATCAGTTGTTGCATAATCAAAGGTATCGTTAAGTTTATTTTCATTCAAAGCAGCATACTTTTTTTCCAATAGAGGAGAATAAGCATTCCAATTCTCTAGTGCCACTCGTAAACAAGGAGCAATTTCAGTTGCTAAAACGACTTTAGTTAAATAACGGGAAACCAATACCAACAACCCGTCTTTAGCATTTGGATCTTGAAAATTTGGATTTTTAATTGATCCTAGTTTCAAAGGCTACTCCATGGTAAACAAAAGATTTACACCCACGGAACGATAGGATTTCAAATCTTTTGCAACATCACCAAACTGTTCAAAATAAAGATTCAATCCAACGTCAGGCATGAACTTAAAAGTCACTCCTAATTGTAGCGGCGTCACAAAAGATTTTACATCGACAATATCCATGACAGATTTCTGACTTGAAGATTTATCTAAATTTAATGAGATAGCCGTTCCTAAATAGATTCCCATCGAATCTTCAAATTTAAGCATAAACCCAATAGGAATATCAAAATAAGTAAATGCCATGCTTGTCGAACTTAAGCTGGTATCATTTGTGATTTTAAGTGGTCTTTGTGTGTAAAACAAACCAGATCGGATGGCTACCTTTTCGGTTAGATCAAAAAAACCGACGGCTCCTAATTGATAACCTACTTGAGAAGAAGTAGAATAGCCCGCAGTCGTATCTCCAGACTGTTGTCTGAATCCACCCTCAATACCAAAACCAAGGGCCTGGGAATTTGATTGAAAAAATAAACAACATGTGAAAATTGGAAGAATCAAAGAAGTGTAAAAATTGAGTTTCATACTTTTATCCTTTTTCCTTGTTAGAGTCTCCGTATCCTATCGTGATATTTAGCGCTCATCAACTCAAGCCCTTAGTCCTGACTCAACTGCTCTTTGGATTTATTAAGTGCCCAAATCGGGTTTAAGGAAAGTTCATTAATTAATGGAGTTATTGAAAACCTAGAATCTTCAAATCGAATATGATGTTCACCCAATTTCCCTCGGGCTATCAGGGCAATAAATAGGAAGGAAACAAACAAAAAAGGAAGGGTTTTAAATCGATGCCACGAGGGAGAGGGAAGAAGAGAAAAACTGAGGAGGCTAGTAAACACAGTGACTAAAATAAGGTGAAAGGATTGAAATTCTGAAAGATAGTGATAATGCCAATAGCTCGGATAAATATTTAAATCCCACAGAGATTGATAATCTTCCCATCTCATCCAATAGGGAATCCCAAAGCCACTGTTTGTGATGATGAAAGGAAGGTTGAAATAATAAACGGCAAAAGTGAGCAAATATAAAATAGCGATATAAAAGTATCCCATCGAAAAAAATAAATCAATTAGTCGCGATCTATTTAAAAACAAGCTTAAAATGAGAATAACATAAATAGGCATTACAAAAAAACCCAGCACACACAGATCAAAACGTATCCCCCAAATAAACATTTGAAACACTTCATAATATGAAAAACTAATATTGGTGAAAACAAGGTTCAAAAATAAATAAACCCGAAAAAAGAAAAACAACAACAAGAGTCCAAGAAGTAATACGATAGACTTCGAGAAAAAATTAAAAGCCAATTTTTTTCTCTGTCCTGACTCGTTGAGCATAATATTTTCTTCTTTCTTTTTTCATAAATTCAGAGATTTAATTCCATTGTGGGAAAGATCATTTTACATAATTATTTCAGAAGTTCTACCTCTTACAGGGTGCGCCTGGTTCTACACTTAAAAAATTTGGAATTTGTTTATAAACCAGTACATTTATTAAATAATGGTGGCGAACAAAATCAAGAGTCCTATAAAAAGATAAATCCCATGGGTGAGGTTCCAACTTTGGAATACAAAGGTCTTGTCCTTGGTCAGTCAATGGCGATAATTGAATTTCTTGAGGAAGAATTCCCTAGTCCGGCCTTACTGCCAAAGAGCTTGCAGCAAAAAGCAAAGATAAGACAATTTTGCGAAAATATTAATTCATTTTTGCATCCTATATCGAACTTAAAAATGCTTCAATATCTAGAAAGCAAACATCAGTACAATCAAGCTCAAAAAGAAGAGTGGATTTCCTATTGGTATCCAAAGGGTCTTTCTGCTTTAGAATTATCGATTAAACAAAATGCCAAACAATATTGTTTTGGTGACCAGCTAACTTTTGCAGACTGTTTTTTGGTGCCTTTGGTTTTTACAGCCTTAAGATTTAATGTCGACTTAAATAATTATCCTGGTATTTTAAAAATAAACGAAAATTGTTTGCAATTAGAGGCTTTTAAAAAAGCCCACCCTTCAAATCAAATCGATACACATTAATGAAAAGTGTGGTTGCCCCTAAGGGGAGTTCACGTTACTAGATCTCTTTCTTGAGAATAGTTTTTACCAAGGAATTAGAATTTTTAATTCGACGAGTAAGTGTATGCATTAGGGCTTTGGCCCAAGCTGGTTTGGAAAACAACACGGTGTCTAGTTTTCCAATGGGAATCTCAATAAGTTCACAATCAGTAACTGCTTGAACTGAAGCCGAACGTTTCTCGTGATTAAAATAGGCCATTTCACCAACAAACTCACCTGAAGTAATTTGGGCAATGTCTTTTCTTTTAGATTCTGAGTCTAAAAAAACATCCAGAGTACCAGATTTTAAAATAAAGACACTTTGAGCAATGTCGCCTTCATTGAATAAAATATCTTTAGGCCCTAAAAAATGAAGTTTGTATTCTGAGTTATCTGACTGAGCCACAAAGTTGAGGGCGCGAGTGAGATTCGAAACAATTTGATCCTCCGAGTTTGGATTTCTCAAAAACTGGACTTGGCCAGTGACAACCTGATCAACAAAAAGCTCGTTGTCAGGAATTTCGCTTACGATAATAAAAGCAATATTTTTTCCGAACTCTTTAGAAAGCAGAAACTCAACAAGCTCAAACCCAGTTTTCTTTGGCAAAAGACCTTCAAGAATACAAATATGAGGAGGAAAGCTCTCTATTTTAAATAAGGCTTCTGAGCCGTCTTCAGCAAAGAAGAGAGTTGTCTTTTTTATATGGTTTTCAATAGCACTTGCAATTGACGATTTAATAGCCGGGTTTGCAAAGGCTAAAGTAAAGGTGCGTCTTTCATCAAGAGAAATCATCCAAACTCCTTCTATGGTTCAACGTACAGTTCAACCAATTACTCAAATAAAACTCAAATAAGAGTTCAACTTAGATCTTAACCTTGATCCTAATTTAGAGTTCAACAATCATATTAAAAACCATTTGGTGAATCTTACTATCTTTTGAGTCTAAACAAAAATAACCCGTTCTTTCAAATTGATAACGAGTTTCTTGATTAGCCAATTTCAAACTAGACTCAAGTTTAGCTTTGTGAATTATTTGTAATGAGTTTTGTGCTAGGTTGGATTTAAAATCAGAGCCCTCCTCTGTAACCTCTGGATTTGAAGTTCTGAAAAGGCGGCCGTAGAGACGGATCTCTGCTTCTATACAATCAGTTGCTGAAACCCAATGGATGATGCCCTTAATTTTTTTACCTTCCGCAGTTGGTTTACCGCCCAAGGTAACTGGATCGTACTCACATTTTAATTCAATCACTTCCCCAAGATTATTTTTTATGACTTCGTTGCATTTAATTACATAAGCATTTCTTAATCGAACTTGATTTCCAGGGGCGAGTCTAAAAAAATCAGCAGAAGGATTTTCCATAAAATCTGATTTTTCAATAAAAAGCTCTTTAGTAAAAACGAGGTTTCTTTTACCTAGCTCTTCTTTTTTTGGATGAATGGAGGCTTTGATTTCTTCATTTTTTCCTTCGGGATAGTTGGTGATTGTCACTTTCAGCGGGTGAAGAACAGCCATAGCTCTATGTGAAACAGAGTCTAAATCTTCTTTCACACAGGCTTCTAAGATTTCAAAATCGATTAAACTTTCCGCTTTCGCAACGCCAATTCTTTTTGCAAAGGATCGTATAGATTCAGGCGTGTATCCACGGCGACGCATTCCCGAGATTGTTGGCATGCGAGGGTCATCCCATCCAGAGACAAGGCCTTCTTTAACAAGTTGTAATAGTTTTCTTTTGCTCATCACAAGATAGGTCATGTTAAGTCTTGCAAATTCATACTGACGTGGCTTTGCTGGAACAGGAATATTGTCGATACACCAATCATAAAACGGGCGATGATCTTGAAATTCTAAGGTACAAATAGAATGGGTAATGTGTTCAATAGCATCACTCAAAGGATGAGCAAAGTCGTACATTGGATAAATACACCATTTTGTTCCCGTTCGATGGTGAGCTACCTTTTTAATTCTATAAAGTAACGGATCACGCATATTCATATTAGGAGATTTCATATCGATCTTAGCTCTTAAAGTGCATGCGCCCTCCTCAAACTCGCCATTTTTCATTCGACGAAAGAGATTCAGGTTTTCATCCACAGACCTATTTCGAAAGGGTGAGTCCTTTCCTGGAGTATTAAAGTCGCCACGATAGGCTCGGAGTTCTGACTCGTTTAAATCGCAGACATAAGCTTTATGATCTTTGATTAATTGTTCCGCCCATAAATAAATAGTTTCGAAATAATCAGAAGCAAAATATTCGTGTTTCCCCCATTCGAAACCGAGCCATCTCGCATCTGCTTTTATTGATTCTATGTATTCTGTATCTTCTGTTTCAGGATTTGTATCATCAAAACGTAAGTGACAACGGCCTTTGTATTCTTGAGCTAAGCCAAAATTTAAACAAATTGATTTCGCATGGCCTACATGCAAATATCCATTTGGTTCAGGAGGAAAACGAGTAACAACCTGGCCTTGATGAGTGCTGTTGGCAATGTCTTTTTCAATTATTTGTTTTAAAAAATTAGGGGCCTCTGGGGTAGGCGAATGACTCATAATTATCCTTAATCCACTAAAAAGTGTTACACTTTGAGACGTGGGCTTAAATTAATAATAAAAAAAAGGTAGACTGTTCTTAAATAACTTATATGAGAAGTGTTTCAAAATCACTCATAAAGTTATAAAACGATGCCAGGATATAGAGGAAACATTGAGATATAAGCCTATTATTTTGATTACTGGTTCCAGCTCAGGTCTAGGTTTTGCTTTGTCAGAACTTCTTTATAATTGCGATCAATACCGTGTTGCCATCACCGCAAGAAAATTTTCACAAGTAAAACTGCGAGATCGATTTATTGAAAAAGACAATTTCAAAATTTTTGATTTAGATATAGTTCAGGAAAAATCCAGGAAAAAGTGTTTAAAGGAAATTCGAGAGCTTTGGGGAGATGTG encodes the following:
- a CDS encoding cyclic nucleotide-binding domain-containing protein, with amino-acid sequence MISLDERRTFTLAFANPAIKSSIASAIENHIKKTTLFFAEDGSEALFKIESFPPHICILEGLLPKKTGFELVEFLLSKEFGKNIAFIIVSEIPDNELFVDQVVTGQVQFLRNPNSEDQIVSNLTRALNFVAQSDNSEYKLHFLGPKDILFNEGDIAQSVFILKSGTLDVFLDSESKRKDIAQITSGEFVGEMAYFNHEKRSASVQAVTDCELIEIPIGKLDTVLFSKPAWAKALMHTLTRRIKNSNSLVKTILKKEI
- a CDS encoding 1-acyl-sn-glycerol-3-phosphate acyltransferase codes for the protein MRKKKFSQNAGIYTTLVCKLFNIKIEVIQPLSFHDAGLIVGNHMGFIDILVMHSLTKALFVTSYEMRETPVLGLITEMSGCLFVERRNKSNILSELKNIIDALNDDFNVTLYPEATSHNGEEILPFKRTLMTSAAAAGKPILPYCFNFKSINGEPFSLKYRDHVCWYGDMGFFSSFLKSISLEEIVTEVTFLEPYYPKMEQERAEVANEVRRRIVKHFRPATAL
- a CDS encoding fumarylacetoacetate hydrolase family protein gives rise to the protein MKLGSIKNPNFQDPNAKDGLLVLVSRYLTKVVLATEIAPCLRVALENWNAYSPLLEKKYAALNENKLNDTFDYATTDFLSALPRTWLFADGSSFIYHVKLVRKARNAPLPETLSTVPLMYQGECGEFLKPKGMIDQIDFSHGTDFEGEVGVIVDDVPMGIDPQGALKHIKLILLINDVSLRGLIPEELAQGFGFFQSKPASALSPVAVTPEELGPAWRDGRVHLPLTVTYNQKKFGCANAGEMHFHFGELISHAARTRNLAAGSVIGSGTVSNENHDKGSSCLAEKRMIEQIEVGKITTPFMKLGDTIEISMYNHQNENIFGTIFQTVQKKI
- a CDS encoding glutamine--tRNA ligase/YqeY domain fusion protein, with the protein product MSHSPTPEAPNFLKQIIEKDIANSTHQGQVVTRFPPEPNGYLHVGHAKSICLNFGLAQEYKGRCHLRFDDTNPETEDTEYIESIKADARWLGFEWGKHEYFASDYFETIYLWAEQLIKDHKAYVCDLNESELRAYRGDFNTPGKDSPFRNRSVDENLNLFRRMKNGEFEEGACTLRAKIDMKSPNMNMRDPLLYRIKKVAHHRTGTKWCIYPMYDFAHPLSDAIEHITHSICTLEFQDHRPFYDWCIDNIPVPAKPRQYEFARLNMTYLVMSKRKLLQLVKEGLVSGWDDPRMPTISGMRRRGYTPESIRSFAKRIGVAKAESLIDFEILEACVKEDLDSVSHRAMAVLHPLKVTITNYPEGKNEEIKASIHPKKEELGKRNLVFTKELFIEKSDFMENPSADFFRLAPGNQVRLRNAYVIKCNEVIKNNLGEVIELKCEYDPVTLGGKPTAEGKKIKGIIHWVSATDCIEAEIRLYGRLFRTSNPEVTEEGSDFKSNLAQNSLQIIHKAKLESSLKLANQETRYQFERTGYFCLDSKDSKIHQMVFNMIVEL
- a CDS encoding NAD-binding protein → MWLIIPAVVSHYEVGTQGSNITSYVDGLWWGIVTILTIGYGDRYPVTPEGRFWAGLMMIGGVAGIGVVTAKISSVFLEKAIRDRKGLVETAALNQHFVICGWKNEMHTLLLHILESNPQVKSDKIVLVNNVSDEEIENLHEYPKLNKIKHIRGDFFSAEVLKRSAPEKAFKILILADATVGPKGVVPTRTEADARTIMTAMTLNNIAKGIPVVAEILDSQMDQYLKLAQVHEIIYSRDYSRLLLAMASTGLGVTNIFHDLLDPHSNSMLSTEIIPAEMVKLNYSDFRVKFEALNPKMNLLGILENSGNSHKAKENALKKAQFTPNVQELVKNLQSVKNIRFNFPLFNPDPNYVIGEDSMAIVIKKRGDYVLEK
- the maiA gene encoding maleylacetoacetate isomerase, with amino-acid sequence MILHNYFRSSTSYRVRLVLHLKNLEFVYKPVHLLNNGGEQNQESYKKINPMGEVPTLEYKGLVLGQSMAIIEFLEEEFPSPALLPKSLQQKAKIRQFCENINSFLHPISNLKMLQYLESKHQYNQAQKEEWISYWYPKGLSALELSIKQNAKQYCFGDQLTFADCFLVPLVFTALRFNVDLNNYPGILKINENCLQLEAFKKAHPSNQIDTH
- a CDS encoding pyrroline-5-carboxylate reductase; this encodes MLYNKATTVGFIGCGNMAQAIIKGLVDNKVMSPSKIYASNRSAGKLQKLKETYLIQVCNTNEELIEKAEIVILAMKPQDMLLAVESIASIFSEKQIVMSLAAGVTMNTLKKQLPQCRIVRLMPNTPTLIGKGLIGYLAEENSNNYLETLVDDLFSSLGKIVQLKDESQLESFMVACSSGTGFVYEFMMYWQDWLQEHDFDEDLAKVLTLETFLGAAQLAEKNLNISIEELQNRVTSKKGVTFAGLESIREQEIERSLRVAFEKAALKNQEMARTLK
- a CDS encoding cyclic nucleotide-binding domain-containing protein, yielding MSSKNDYSEILKKVSFFSDIVTIEGAIEKVSLIMEKKTFLKGEAITKQGSPGSEFFVLLSGKLSVHKTTIDGEDFNVAYLDSSSYPSFGEGGLIENEVRSASILCEMNSDCLVLNKENFDALCIINPHIGLPLFKKIAQSLIKRLAQTSNDLMLLHKALMDEIRAQ
- a CDS encoding PorT family protein; amino-acid sequence: MKLNFYTSLILPIFTCCLFFQSNSQALGFGIEGGFRQQSGDTTAGYSTSSQVGYQLGAVGFFDLTEKVAIRSGLFYTQRPLKITNDTSLSSTSMAFTYFDIPIGFMLKFEDSMGIYLGTAISLNLDKSSSQKSVMDIVDVKSFVTPLQLGVTFKFMPDVGLNLYFEQFGDVAKDLKSYRSVGVNLLFTME
- a CDS encoding YggS family pyridoxal phosphate-dependent enzyme, whose product is MKKKSLIEIQNEIQTSIETPNSAGSRVKILAVSKKQSVEAITQLYQQGQNLFGENYVQEALEKMDQIKFPVAWHFIGHLQSNKVKDVVGKFELIHSVDSLKLAQKIDKRAKELKLTQKILVEVNVGQENSKSGFSIERLKTEWPQLIQLENIALHGLMCLPPQEEDPKKTEIHFQKTANLLDELKEIMKQHQIDRRERHLMNELSMGTSSDFILALKHKATIIRLGTILFGERK